One Peterkaempfera bronchialis DNA window includes the following coding sequences:
- a CDS encoding ABC transporter substrate-binding protein translates to MSRALLRPAAAVALALATALTAAACGSDGGAATGGADETGGARPSASTADGTHPVKHFRGETAVPDHPQRVVVLDTDALDSAVTLGVTPVGATTVAAGAPLPDYLPADKVKGITAVGTIGEPNLEAIAALKPDLILSSQVRDEKRYDELSKIAPTVFTETTGPVWKQNFDLHAEALGRQAEARQVEAAYRNRIQDLVGRLGGAAKVKATTVEMARFVEGAPTRLYLNDTFVGSIFKDLGVGRPANQDKDGFSLEISPEQVDQADADVIFWSTYGDAVKSNQKKITESPLWRNLTAVREKRAYPVDDNLWMLGIGYTGAGRILDEIQRDLLG, encoded by the coding sequence ATGTCCCGCGCCCTTCTGCGCCCGGCCGCCGCCGTCGCGCTCGCCCTGGCCACCGCCCTGACCGCCGCCGCCTGCGGCTCCGACGGCGGGGCCGCCACCGGCGGAGCCGACGAGACCGGCGGGGCCCGGCCTTCGGCGAGCACCGCCGACGGCACCCATCCGGTGAAGCACTTCCGGGGCGAGACCGCGGTGCCGGACCACCCCCAGCGGGTGGTGGTGCTGGACACCGACGCGCTGGACTCCGCCGTGACCCTGGGCGTCACCCCGGTCGGCGCCACCACGGTGGCGGCCGGTGCGCCGCTCCCCGACTACCTGCCTGCGGACAAGGTCAAGGGCATCACCGCCGTCGGCACCATCGGCGAACCCAATCTGGAGGCCATCGCCGCCCTCAAGCCGGACCTGATCCTCAGCAGCCAGGTCCGCGACGAGAAGCGCTACGACGAACTGTCGAAGATCGCCCCCACCGTCTTCACCGAGACCACCGGCCCGGTCTGGAAGCAGAACTTCGACCTGCACGCCGAGGCCCTCGGCAGGCAGGCCGAGGCCCGGCAGGTCGAGGCGGCGTACCGGAACCGCATACAGGACCTGGTCGGCAGGCTGGGCGGCGCGGCCAAGGTCAAGGCGACCACGGTGGAGATGGCCCGCTTCGTGGAGGGCGCTCCGACCCGGCTCTACCTCAATGACACCTTTGTCGGATCGATCTTCAAGGACCTGGGCGTGGGCCGACCGGCCAACCAGGACAAGGACGGCTTCTCCCTCGAGATCAGCCCGGAGCAGGTCGACCAGGCGGACGCCGACGTCATCTTCTGGTCCACCTACGGCGACGCCGTGAAGAGCAACCAGAAGAAGATCACCGAGAGCCCGCTCTGGAGGAACCTCACCGCCGTCCGGGAGAAGCGCGCCTACCCGGTG